Below is a window of Miscanthus floridulus cultivar M001 unplaced genomic scaffold, ASM1932011v1 os_2016_2_3, whole genome shotgun sequence DNA.
agctatgaatctagaaatgtcaaaacgtcttataatttgggacggagggagtatcaagCTTGCATGCTGGATCCAATGTTGGCTGTGACCACAATGATGAGACAAGATAATTAGTGACACAAAATATTTGGTGTAGGAAATTCATGTTAATAGCAAAAATGTTGAGAGGCTAACCTTAGTTGTAACATTGATGTCATTAGGTTGATACTTTGATGTTAACTTGTAATGGTTTATGGACGAAATTtccttttgtttctttttttttggtaaaCTAGGGGCCTAAATTTGAATTCAGCACAGGGCCCATAAAATGTCCGGGACAGCCCTGATTATGGGGTATGGTCGTATGGAACACCAATCCAAAATGCCTTTAGAAGGTCCAGTAGATCTTAAATCTTTTAAGACAATATAATATCTCATCTCAATAAATTGTATCCATATTATTTATGTCGATAGGCTATACATCTGGTAAATTCACTGAAATTGCACCATGTCAACGTCCAAAAATGAACGGCAGGCACACCTAAAATACACTATGCTGCAACAAATTCCAACTGCTTTGTTTCAATGAAATAGGGTGGGGAGAAACCCTACAATTCTGAGGTTTCAGACTTCTAATAGCAAGCCTAGGCAGCCACCTAAGAGTGAACTCTTGAATTTCACCTAAGTTCCTAATGAAACAAGACGTTGATACGTCATTGTTCATGATTCAGGAAAAGTTAACAGCTATCATGAATTCATGATCAACAATTAGTAACATATGGCTCGACTGATGCATCAGAATGAAGAGAAGAAAAGGTTGCAGAAATCTTACCCTACCAAAATTCTCAGGCAAAGCCGTCCGCCTATGATGCTGCCTCCGATGCCGTCTTGGTGCTCCTGAAGTCTCGCTTGAGCTCGGTGACCCTCTTCATACACGCGGCCTTGGTCTTCCCGGGTACAGAGGCCGCCACCTTCTCCCACCTCATTGCCGTGTCCTTGGGGAATTCCTTGAGCGCGTTCAGCAAGGCCCGGTCATCCCCGGCGCTCCAAGCGGCGTCCGCACTCTCCGCTCCTCCGGCATTGTCCCCAGTGTCAGCAGCCTCGGCCCTCGGATCGAGCGGCTTCCGCTTGCGTAGGAACTGCTCGAACGAGCTTGCTCCCGTCGCGGGGGAGCCCGACTTCGCCGCCCGGATGACACTCTCAGGCGTGCGGCGGCCACCGAACACCGCGGCGATCTTCTCCCAGCGCTGGGGCTCACCGGCCGGGTGCTTCACCATCTGCCGCCGGAGGAGCTCCAGCTCTTGGTCGGTCCACTCGCCGGCGTCCTCCTCCCTCTCGCCGCCGTCCGCGATGGCTCCACCCGCAGCAGTCGCCTTCTGCAACGGATGCAGCGATGCGGCCGACTGGACGGGAGGAGCGCTCGGATCTGAGGACTTTGTGGGCGTCGGGGCCGGGTTCTGGCGACGGCCGCGGCGGGGGCCGGGCGTGGGTTCCGGGGCCGGTTCTGGAGCGGGAACGACGCGGCCTCGGCCGACGGAGATGTCGCCGCCAGTGGCCCAGGAGGGCGCGAAGGGGGCGAGGAGCAGGGAGGAAGCGACCCATAtgaggagggaggagaggatcTGGTAGGCCGGGGGGAGGTAGTACGCAGCGGCGAGAAGCGCGACGGCCGCGGCGGCGCAAGATGC
It encodes the following:
- the LOC136534510 gene encoding transcription factor MAMYB-like, whose amino-acid sequence is MEFIDPWDSQSLARVVHSGANSTSFSSSTTAKAPLYLPHAASCAAAAVALLAAAYYLPPAYQILSSLLIWVASSLLLAPFAPSWATGGDISVGRGRVVPAPEPAPEPTPGPRRGRRQNPAPTPTKSSDPSAPPVQSAASLHPLQKATAAGGAIADGGEREEDAGEWTDQELELLRRQMVKHPAGEPQRWEKIAAVFGGRRTPESVIRAAKSGSPATGASSFEQFLRKRKPLDPRAEAADTGDNAGGAESADAAWSAGDDRALLNALKEFPKDTAMRWEKVAASVPGKTKAACMKRVTELKRDFRSTKTASEAAS